The genomic stretch GCGCGGCACCGTCGGGGTCCCCGATCAACCTCGCCACCAGTTGCCGGACGCGGTCGGCCGTCGAGAAGAACGTCGCCGGCGCGATGTCGGTCGGCAGGCGCTTGGCGCGGACGCCTGCGATACCTGCCTCCTCGACCGTCTTCGGCATCGGCGTCATGTACGCCGCATTCAGATAGTGAACGCCGCTGGGGAGCGAGAAGAGGTCCGTCTGGGGGGCGAGCACAGGGCAGGGGAGAGGGAGGAGGGGCGTGGATCCGGAGAGCCCGGCGTGCCGCACGCTACCTCCTCCCGGACGACGCTCGCAAGCCGGCCGAGGTGGGAAGTCTGGGACCTACTCCGGCCCCTCGAACTCATCGCGGTAGTCGGCCCGGGCGGCCTCGATGACCTCCTCGGCATGGGCGCGGCCGTAGGTGCGCGCGATTGAGGCCGTCGAGTCGCTGCCGCCGGGGACCAGCTTGTAGGTCGAGAAGTAGTGCGTGAGGCGCTCGACGAGCTTCTCGGGCAGCTCGCTCATCTCGGTCACCTTGCCCCAGAAGAGGTCGTTGCGGAGCACGGCCACGATCTTGTCGTCCGCCTCGCCGTGGTCGATCATCTGGAGGCCGCCGACGACGCGGGCGTCGAGCGTGATGTCGGCGCGCTCAATCTGGCGCTCGGAGACGACGCAGATGTCCAGCGGGTCGTGGTCGCCGCGCGTGGCTTCGGGGCCGGAGAGCGCCGCGACGCGCTCGGCGCAGTAGGTCCGCGGGATGAAGCCGTAGAGCGTCGGCGGGAAGGCCGAACTGCGCTGGGGTCGGTCGACGCGGGTGTAGCCGGTGACCTTGTCGAGCTCGTACTTGACCGAGTCGAACGGTGTGATCTCGACGTAGGCCGTCACGATGCGCGGGGCATCCGGCCCGGCGTCGAGGCCGTGCCACGGGTGAGGGCGCCAGCGGAAGAACGGGGCGGGGAAGGGGGGCATCGGGCGGGCGGAGGGGGCTGCCAAGACGCCGCCGGGCCAGTCCCGGTTGCCGATCCGGGATCGCCCCATTTCGCACGAAGAGCCTGGAAAAGCCGGGCCTGCTTCAAACCCTCTATGCGCGGTCCGGTATCACACGTCTCCTTTCTTCCGGTCGTCCCTGGCTTCGCGACCTCCTCTCTCTCCCTCTCTTCCATGCCCAACGTCAAGACCTCCACCGCGACGCCGACCGCCGAGCTGTTCTACCAGGACCTCAACCCCGAGGGCTCGGCCGGGACGGTCGTCCTGATCCACGGGTGGCCGCTGAGCCACCGCATGTTCGAGCCGCAGCTCTGGCCCCTCACGGAGGCGGGCTACCGCGTGATCGCCTACGACCGGCGTGGCTTCGGGTCGTCGGCCTTCCCCGCCTCCGGCTACGACTACGACACGTTCGCGGCCGACCTCAACGACCTGCTCACCGAGCTCGACCTGACCGACGTGAACCTCGTCGGCTTCTCGATGGGCGGCGGTGAGCTGGGCCGCTACGTCGGCACGTACGGCACCGACCGGGTCAAGAAGCTCGTGTTCATGAGCTCTGTCTTCCCGTACATGCTCAAGACCGACGACAACCCGAACGGCGTCCCGAAGAGCACCTTCGACGACATGAAGGCAGGCCTGAAAGAGGACCGCCCGGCCTTCCTGCAATCGTTCGGGAAGGACTTCGTCAACTACGACACGCTCTCCGACACGATCTCAGAGCAGGTGCTCCACTACCACTGGTCCATCGCCGCGATGGCGCAGCCCAAGGCGACCGTCGACTGCGTGGACGCCTTCGGCCTGACCGACTTCCGCGCCGATGCCGCGCGGATCGACGTGCCGACGCTGTTCATCCACGGCGACGACGACCAGATCGTCCCGTTCGAGACGTCGGCCAAGACCGGCAGCGAGCTGGTAGAAGGCAGCACGGTGCATACCGTCGAGGGCGGTCCGCACGGTCTGAACCACACGCACAAGGACGAGGTGAACCGCGTCCTGCTGGACTTCCTGGCGTCGTAGGCCCGGCGCTCCTCCCGGACGATTCCGCCCGCCTCGGCTACGCCGCCGAGGTGGGCGGTTCTGTGTCGGAGCAACGCTGCTGCCGGTTGCGTGTCTCTCGGGCACGACACCTCCTGGCTCCATGGTCCTCGCCCTGCTCTCGCTCTTCTTGGTCTTCTTCGTGGTCGCCGCTGCGACGGTCCTCGGGCAGCACCGGCTGCGCCCGACCCGCCGCCGTCGGCTGGCGGGGATAGGGCGTCACAGGTAGCGGGCAGCGTTGTCGCGGTCGACGGTCTCCACACGGTCCGCGTCGCGGACGTCGGTGAGCAGGCAGGCCTCCAGCGCCTCGCCGTCCGGCGGGCCGTGCAGAACGGAGATGTCGCCGGTGGTCTCGAACACCACCGCCCGGACCTCGGAGGCGCGGAGGACATTCGCTTCGCGGAGCTTGGCCCACACGTCGGCCTCGGTGACCCTGGCGCGGCGGAGGTTGTCACGCACCATGCCGTCCTTCGTCATCAGCAACAGCGGCTCGTTGTCGACGGCGTTCGAGACGGCCCGGCTCCGCTGTCGGAGCACGGCGAGCCCGATCTGGAGCGTAAAGATGACCGTCAGCGCCACGACGGCGCGGAGCAGCGAGGGCCCGTCGAACAGGACGCTGCCCGCTACGATGGAGCCGATCGCGACCGTCATCGCGAAGTCGAAGCCTGACAGCTTCGAGAACGTCCGCAGCCCGGCGAGGCGGGTGTAGACGATCAGCGCCACGTAGATGCCGACCGCCGTCAGCACCACGTCCCCGACGGTGCCCCAGGTCGTGAACAGCCAGTCGGCCGGGTCGAAGTCGCCCATCTCAGACGGTGTAATCGTCCTCGCCGAGTTCGACGCGGTCCGATTCCCGGACGCCGCGCAGCAGACACGGGTGGAGCGCGGTCCCCGCCGCGTCCCCGTGGAGCACGGAGATGTCACCGGTCGTCTCCAGCACGACCGCCCGCACCTCCGAGGGGTCCAGCACGTTCGCCTCGCGGAGCTTGGCCCACACGTCGTTCTCGGTAACGCGCGTCTTCCGGAGGTTGTCGGTCAGCATCCGATTCCCGGCCATCAGCACGACCGGTTCGTTGTCGAACACGTGCTCGGCCCACGAGGTGTGCTTCCGAAGCCACGACACCACCACCTGGATCGCGAACAGGCTCACCAGCGCGACCGCCGCTCGCGGCAGGGAAGGGGACTCGGAGAGCACCGCCGTCGCCAGGATGGAGCCTGTGGCGATCGTCATCGCGAAGTCGACGCTCGTCATCTTCGAGAAGCTGCGCAACCCGACCAGCCGGACGAGCCCGATCAGGATGGCGAAGACCGCGACGGCGGACAGGGCTACAGCGAGAAGAGCGGTGGGGTCGGCGGTGAACCAGTCGGACATGTCGTGGGGAGGGAGACGCGGCTCAGGAGAGACGGCCTGAGAGTCGCAGACATACGCGGGACGCCGGGCAGAGTGCCGTTGCCGCACGCTTTGGCATCGGAACGAACGCCAGACGAAGGCTCGGGGACTCGGCTTCGGCGGCGAGACCCCTCCCTGTGTCTGCCCGCTAGATTCCGACAGATGAGCAACGAGACCGCGGAGTCGCATCGCCCTGCCCTCGCTTTCCAGCCCCTCCGGACGCCTGGCGAGCGGCCCCCCTTTCGAGCTGACATCGAGGGGGTGCGCGGCATCGCCGTCCTCCTCGTCGTGCTCTACCACGCTGGAGTGCCTGGCTTCTCTGGAGGCTACGTGGGCGTCGACGTGTTCTTCGCTCTCTCGGGCTACCTCATCACCGGAATTCTGGTCGCCGAGGTCGAGCGGACCGGTCGGCTCGACCTCGCTCGGTTCTACGCTCGCCGTGCCCGGCGCCTTCTCCCCGCGGCCGCGGTCCTGCTCCTCGCCACGACGGTATTCGCGTCCGTCTTCTACTCGCCGCTCGAGCAGCAGGGCATCGCGCGGACGGCGCTCGCGACAGCGGCTTATGTCTCGAACATGCACTTCGCGGCGGGCGCGACCGACTACCTGGCGGCCGATGCAGAGACGAACCCTCTGCTGCACACCTGGTCGCTCGCAGTCGAGGAGCAGTTTTACCTCGGCTGGCCCCTCCTCGTCCTGGTCGGTCTGGTCGGGGTCCCGTGGCTCCGCAGGGGGCGGCTCGCGCTGAGCCGTCGGCGCCTCGCCTGGACCATGGGCGCCGTCGCCGTCGCGACGTTCGCGCTCACGGTCGTCCTCATGGGGACGTATCGGACCCACTGGGCCTTCTTCGCCTCGCCCCCGCGGGCGTGGGAGTTCGCCGTGGGAGGGCTCGGGGCGCTGCTTCCCCGCGTCCGGGTTCTCGCGGTGCACGGGGCCGAGTCGGAGATCGGGACTCGCGTGCTCGGGTGGGTGGGGCTCGTCGCCATCGTCGGCGCCAGCACGCTGTACACGGCGCGGACGTCGTTTCCCGGCTGGGCCGCGCTGGCCCCGGTCGTCGGGACGGTCCTGGCGCTCCGGGCAGGGGTCGGGCAGCCGACCACGGCGCTGAGCCGCTTCCTGGAGTGGCGCCCCCTCCGGGAGGCCGGGCGGCTCTCGTACTCCTGGTACCTCTGGCACTGGCCCGTGCTGGTCTTCGCCGACGGGCTGTGGGTGGAGGGTGTAGGAGGCCACCTCTCGCTTCCGGTCCGGCTCGGGCTCCTGGCGTTCTCGCTCGTGCTGGCGGAGGGGTCGTACCGCTTTGTGGAGAACCCCGTCCGGCACCACCGCTGGCTCGCTGGGCGTCCAGCACGAGGGGGGATGCTCCTCGTCGCGCTCACCGCGGGTGGCGTCGCACTCGCCTTCGGGTGGAGAGCGGAGGCCATCCGCGCTGCGCGGTCGCCAGATCAGGCCCTCTACTCTCGGGCCGTCGACGACATCGACCTCGGGACCTACTGCATCACCGACGTCCGGGGGACGGGCCTGACGAACTGCGCCCTCGGTGACACGACCTCGTCCAGGGTGGCCGTGCTGTACGGAGACAGTCACGCTTTCCAGTGGCTGGCTGCGGCCGACCGCGTGGCCGCAGCACACGGATGGCGGCTCGAGACCGTGATGAAGTCCAGTTGCCCCGCCATCGATGCGACGAGGTGGAACGCCAAGCTGGGGCGCGACTTCGTCGAGTGCGATGCCTGGCGCTCGAACGCGATGGACCGGATCGACGCGCTGAGCCCGGAGATGGTCATCGTCAGCTCCGCGTGGACCTCGTTCGACGGCATCCCTCCCGCCGAGTGGGCTTCCGGGACCGCACGCACGTTCTCTCGGCTCTCCAGGGCCAGTGGCTCCGTGCTGGTCGTCCGGGACACGCCACATCCCGGGTTCGACGTCCCCTCCTGTCTCGCTCGCAGGAAGAAGCGGCCAGGCCTGGACTGCTCGTTCGCCCTCGACGGCGGTCAGGGCCAGGCGGTGTACCAGGCCCAGGTGGACGCCGCGTCGGCCTTCGAGAACGTCTCGACCGTGGACCTGACGCGTGTCCTCTGCCCGACGGGGACGTGCGCAGCCCTCCGAGGCGACACGCTGGTCGCCTGGCGCGACGACAACCACATGACGGCGACGTTTGCACGGTCCCTGGCGCCCTCGCTCTCCAGGGCCGTGGACGAGGCGCGTGCCCACGAGCGTTCGGCCGTTCACCCCGGCGTGCCCGTCCGGACGGGCCGATAGGCGACTTGCTCCTCCCCGAGTCAGCGGCTGGAGTCGCTCTAGCTTGAGGTCCTCACGTACGCCCTCATGCGCGCCCCTCGGATCCGCTTCGCACTCGTTCTCGGCCTCATCGCGTCCGTGGGGTGTGCCTCGGACCCGCACCCCGCCGCGGACCTCGCTGCCGCCGTCGAGTCGCGGATCGCCGAGGTCGAGGCCGCAGGCGGGACGGTCCGCCTCGCGGCGTTCGTGGTCACCGACGGCGTGTTCAACTCGGAGCTGATGGCCCCCTACGACGTGCTCCACCACACCGTCTTTCGCGATTCGCTGGACTACGTCGAGCCGGTTGTGGTGTCACCCGACGGCGGCCCGGTGACCACGTTCGAGGGGCTCCGTGTGGACGCTCACTACAGCTTCGCGACGGCCCCACGGGCCGACATCCTCGTCATCCCCAGCACCGACGGCAGCCTCGACCGCGACCTGGACGACGACGCCTACATGAGCTACGTGCCCCATGCTGCCGAGGCCGCCGAATGGGTCCTGACGGTCTGCGACGGTGCCTTCCCGCTCGCGGCGACGGGCCTCCTCGACGGCCGCGTGGCGACCACCTTTCCCGCCGACCGCGCCGCCATGGCCGAGCGCTTCCCCGAGGTGGACGTCCGCGATGACGTGCGGCTGGTGGTGGACGGTACCTACATCACGTCGGTCGGGGGCGGGATGAGCTACGAGCCCGCGTTCTGGCTCGTGGAACACCTCTGGGGGGCCGAGAGAGTGGAGGGCAATGCGGAGGGCCTGGTTTGGCCGTGGGACCTCGCGACTCTGCCTCATCTCGTGGTGGACCGGGACCCGGGAGCAGACCGATGACCGGCAGACGCTAAAGCTGGCCTCCAACACGCCGATCTCTCGCGGAGACCCTTCGGGCGAGGACGAGATTGATATTAAAAATTTTTGATCTCATCTAATCATGCCTCATTATATTCGGATCCCTGGTCTGTCGCCCACTCGCTATGACGCCTCCCCGCATCACGCCTGCCCCCTGGCCCGTCGCGCCACCGCCGTCGTTCGCCAGCTGGGCGCCGCCGCCTGCCCCGAAGCCGAAGTCTTCTGAGAAGGGGACGATGCTCCCCAAGGCCGGCCGCGCCTGAGATCGCTCGGTCAAGGACAAGCCTCGGCCGATCGCGCGTACACCGACGTGCCGAGGTCGTCCTCCAGCCTCAGTGCCTCGCCGTCCCGTGCTGCCCGGTAGGTTCTGCCATCGAAGAGGACCGTGTCTCCGCTGACCTCGACGGAGGTCACGAGGGCCGGGCGGTCGTGGAGGTAGGTCCGCATCTCCGCGCCTTCCACGGTGGCCGCCTCGTCGAGCGCGCCGTCTCCGGAGCAGAAGACCCAGTCCCCGCCGAGGTCCTCCAGACTCAGCAGGGGAGGGGCGGCCGCGAGATCCTCTGGTGGGGCGACCTCGGGTGAGGGCTGGTCCGTCTCGGGCGTGACGAGGGGGGAGGGGGCGCTGGGATCGGCCGTCGCGGGCTCATCGGGGGCATCGGCGCAGGCGCCGAGGAGGAGGGCGAGGAGCAGAAGGTGTCGCATGATCAGTCGTCGAGGTGGTGGCTCAGGAGCCACGTGTAGAGGTCATCGGAGGCATAGGCTTCCGACCACGAGTCGTGCCCGGCGTCCGGGTAGACGGTGAAGCGTACGTCGCCGCCCGCGTTCCGGAGTGTGCGCACCATGCCGACCGACATCTCGATCGGGACGACGGGGTCCATGGCGCCGTGGAACGCCCACACGGGCACGTCGCGGGCGGCCTCGATCCCGAGTGGAAGCCCACCGCCGCAGATCGGGACCGCCGCCGCGAACCGCTCCGGCATGCGCATGATGGCCTCCCACGTCCCGAACCCGCCCATCGACAGGCCCGTCAGGTAGACGCGGCTCTCGTCGATGCGGTACTGCGCGATGGCCGCGTCCAGCGCCGCCGCCACGCGCCCGACCGTCCACCGGCTGCCCGTCGGGACCTGGGGAGCTACGATCACGAAGGGGAGGTCACGGCCCGCCGCCCGCTCCTTCAGCGGTCCGTGGACGCCCACCACGGCGAGGCTGTCGCCCCGTTCGCCCGCGCCGTGGAGAAACAGAAGCAGCGGCCAGTCGCGGTCCGGGGCCGCGTCGTAGCCCTCGGGCAACGAGACGATGGCGTCGCCCGAGGCGGTGTCCGTCCAGCCCCCATCGTAGGCGAGGCGCGTCTGAGCGGAGGCGGAGGCGGCGAGCATGACGGTCAGGAGGACGAAGCCGAAACGGCGGGACGAGGACATCGGCGGGATCAGTGTGCGGAGAGACGGTGAAGCTACGCGACGGCGCTTGCTCCTCCCCCCGCGTCAGGTCCGTACGCTTCGCCATCCCGCCTCCTGGTCCGATGACTCACCGTTCCCTCCCTTCCGGCGACGCCCTCGGGCTCCGCGTCGGTGAGCTGGCCGCGCGGGCCGGTGTCAGCGTTCGCGCGCTGCACCACTACGAGGCGGCCGGCCTGCT from Rubrivirga sp. SAORIC476 encodes the following:
- a CDS encoding inorganic pyrophosphatase, whose translation is MPPFPAPFFRWRPHPWHGLDAGPDAPRIVTAYVEITPFDSVKYELDKVTGYTRVDRPQRSSAFPPTLYGFIPRTYCAERVAALSGPEATRGDHDPLDICVVSERQIERADITLDARVVGGLQMIDHGEADDKIVAVLRNDLFWGKVTEMSELPEKLVERLTHYFSTYKLVPGGSDSTASIARTYGRAHAEEVIEAARADYRDEFEGPE
- a CDS encoding alpha/beta fold hydrolase; the encoded protein is MPNVKTSTATPTAELFYQDLNPEGSAGTVVLIHGWPLSHRMFEPQLWPLTEAGYRVIAYDRRGFGSSAFPASGYDYDTFAADLNDLLTELDLTDVNLVGFSMGGGELGRYVGTYGTDRVKKLVFMSSVFPYMLKTDDNPNGVPKSTFDDMKAGLKEDRPAFLQSFGKDFVNYDTLSDTISEQVLHYHWSIAAMAQPKATVDCVDAFGLTDFRADAARIDVPTLFIHGDDDQIVPFETSAKTGSELVEGSTVHTVEGGPHGLNHTHKDEVNRVLLDFLAS
- a CDS encoding DUF421 domain-containing protein: MGDFDPADWLFTTWGTVGDVVLTAVGIYVALIVYTRLAGLRTFSKLSGFDFAMTVAIGSIVAGSVLFDGPSLLRAVVALTVIFTLQIGLAVLRQRSRAVSNAVDNEPLLLMTKDGMVRDNLRRARVTEADVWAKLREANVLRASEVRAVVFETTGDISVLHGPPDGEALEACLLTDVRDADRVETVDRDNAARYL
- a CDS encoding DUF421 domain-containing protein, which codes for MSDWFTADPTALLAVALSAVAVFAILIGLVRLVGLRSFSKMTSVDFAMTIATGSILATAVLSESPSLPRAAVALVSLFAIQVVVSWLRKHTSWAEHVFDNEPVVLMAGNRMLTDNLRKTRVTENDVWAKLREANVLDPSEVRAVVLETTGDISVLHGDAAGTALHPCLLRGVRESDRVELGEDDYTV
- a CDS encoding acyltransferase family protein, producing the protein MSNETAESHRPALAFQPLRTPGERPPFRADIEGVRGIAVLLVVLYHAGVPGFSGGYVGVDVFFALSGYLITGILVAEVERTGRLDLARFYARRARRLLPAAAVLLLATTVFASVFYSPLEQQGIARTALATAAYVSNMHFAAGATDYLAADAETNPLLHTWSLAVEEQFYLGWPLLVLVGLVGVPWLRRGRLALSRRRLAWTMGAVAVATFALTVVLMGTYRTHWAFFASPPRAWEFAVGGLGALLPRVRVLAVHGAESEIGTRVLGWVGLVAIVGASTLYTARTSFPGWAALAPVVGTVLALRAGVGQPTTALSRFLEWRPLREAGRLSYSWYLWHWPVLVFADGLWVEGVGGHLSLPVRLGLLAFSLVLAEGSYRFVENPVRHHRWLAGRPARGGMLLVALTAGGVALAFGWRAEAIRAARSPDQALYSRAVDDIDLGTYCITDVRGTGLTNCALGDTTSSRVAVLYGDSHAFQWLAAADRVAAAHGWRLETVMKSSCPAIDATRWNAKLGRDFVECDAWRSNAMDRIDALSPEMVIVSSAWTSFDGIPPAEWASGTARTFSRLSRASGSVLVVRDTPHPGFDVPSCLARRKKRPGLDCSFALDGGQGQAVYQAQVDAASAFENVSTVDLTRVLCPTGTCAALRGDTLVAWRDDNHMTATFARSLAPSLSRAVDEARAHERSAVHPGVPVRTGR
- a CDS encoding DJ-1/PfpI family protein; its protein translation is MRAPRIRFALVLGLIASVGCASDPHPAADLAAAVESRIAEVEAAGGTVRLAAFVVTDGVFNSELMAPYDVLHHTVFRDSLDYVEPVVVSPDGGPVTTFEGLRVDAHYSFATAPRADILVIPSTDGSLDRDLDDDAYMSYVPHAAEAAEWVLTVCDGAFPLAATGLLDGRVATTFPADRAAMAERFPEVDVRDDVRLVVDGTYITSVGGGMSYEPAFWLVEHLWGAERVEGNAEGLVWPWDLATLPHLVVDRDPGADR
- a CDS encoding prolyl oligopeptidase family serine peptidase, with protein sequence MSSSRRFGFVLLTVMLAASASAQTRLAYDGGWTDTASGDAIVSLPEGYDAAPDRDWPLLLFLHGAGERGDSLAVVGVHGPLKERAAGRDLPFVIVAPQVPTGSRWTVGRVAAALDAAIAQYRIDESRVYLTGLSMGGFGTWEAIMRMPERFAAAVPICGGGLPLGIEAARDVPVWAFHGAMDPVVPIEMSVGMVRTLRNAGGDVRFTVYPDAGHDSWSEAYASDDLYTWLLSHHLDD